The sequence TGACGGCCAATGCCTTACGCTGATCAGCATTCAATTCAAGGGATTGCTCTCCACCCTGGTAACCGAATGCTTCAGCGAATGCTGCAACCTCGAGACCAACCGGATGCAATACCGGCTGAGGATAAAGAACTTCGATCCAATCGCCGTTTTTGTTCTGGGTGCCAACCCCAATGCCGAAGGCAAATAAAGACTCTGTTTTACTTATAGTCATGACTTATAACTCCTGCGAATTCCAAGCCTCAGGCAGCCGAGAACTATAGCACTTGGCGCACGTCGGCAGATATTTCTCTTCACTCCCAAGATCGACCACCGGACCGGTCAAACTTGGCACACCATTCACTAACTTCAGGTTGAATACTGCTTTGCGATTGCAGTAGGCACAAGTGGTCTTAACCTCAGAAATCTCATCCGCTAGTTCCATCAGGCGGCGACTACCGGGAAACAAGCGGGTCCGGAAATCACCGCGCAGCCCATAGCAAATGACTGGTACATCTAGTGCTGTAGCAATATGCCGCAACTTCTCGATCACCGACTCACTCAAAAACTGCACCTCATCCACTAAGATGCAGTCGGCAAGCGACAGACGATCCTCGGGCAAGTCACCAACAGAAGACACGAGATAATCTGCGTCACGCGTTAAACCGGCGCGCGAGGTGACCGCATTCTCCCCAAATCGAGTATCAAGAGCCGGCTTTACTACGAGCACAGTCTTGTTCTGCTGGGAGTATGAATGAGCCACTGCCAGTAAATTAAGGGTCTTAGCACTA is a genomic window of Deltaproteobacteria bacterium containing:
- a CDS encoding thymidine kinase, with the translated sequence MAKLYFRYGSVGSAKTLNLLAVAHSYSQQNKTVLVVKPALDTRFGENAVTSRAGLTRDADYLVSSVGDLPEDRLSLADCILVDEVQFLSESVIEKLRHIATALDVPVICYGLRGDFRTRLFPGSRRLMELADEISEVKTTCAYCNRKAVFNLKLVNGVPSLTGPVVDLGSEEKYLPTCAKCYSSRLPEAWNSQEL